From one Nothobranchius furzeri strain GRZ-AD chromosome 2, NfurGRZ-RIMD1, whole genome shotgun sequence genomic stretch:
- the LOC107377230 gene encoding microtubule-associated protein tau isoform X6: protein MADGRQPGEHWASNGQENSENGYSAYSSAYRENGYHGGAAAHSTAHPDESEASIESDVKEEEMPLDEKQTAVERAKPEELNLNEPALHLIEEENVPEASSVEQVHEEERNPAEVTERVKLLESTVKGHEETLQPQDILSLQAKGNTGVGLLSKLDSALKEGKDKSGLVETKGKDGQDDPSQETVDLKSLSVEHSSGIKTYFETTSKIQEDPSQSYYELSLTPETTFSGECGEEKTFRTTPGKMSLEQRSISLNITSVGQTAKVDKSKALTEGLFPISGSFDESEVSPSTPLVDIQTPSYPPGMLNTPASTISPEDIAPKAEAPSDQHRSSFEQSGSLCEMLDLAGVLPHPSLQKQEVDYMRRKSIPANVLVVSSLDKLAMTEEDLGYCVFKEYSAPMPSPADAPCTGECPCQHFPSLKGDLEGNLGVLEVKDVQQENQKELVLEKKESPVKSTLNLERAVPSGIKPDRLRIPITTSKDRLTELRLETGLPGDIKIQAIPEVEIEKDPSREASPIPPDNSFTFTTAETGSKVPLTPTTPKSPAKTSLENQSSEERVTKDEPTESISVSDGLDSKTEKEKVNPDVEVSEERSDQQDMTDKGTSFQTLHYGSEEKEDLMIKSEHETPARLEETKTQETSSTAQHLSIEKPLNVQVQSKEMTLTKDSPSPQISSPIIIIPQVEDDDDIEIAEEPQEMMEEPEELKLEKTNNPVGELGSEEQKRSQVRLMVEDQMMEDDPKSGAEEWSHSALNSDDAEPATDSSHLSPCSDHDLLQHSEDALETEDMDQDKKEGIELGNVEGMEENEEVMDPTKTVKKEVSGEAEEKKENELIGEKAADETTMDVSILDTDSGWMDSQDEDKSIMTEQIEALPLTQTKPSLVVERPSKRGPTKGRRHPGTADCKVSCKTPIHHPPMEEKIKKKVGVRRADQNKVSALQSRSPSRKSGAKVTAKHPRPAPLHVTVRRKPTGVDHHQPLSVSRERPTERTYRSPEKRSSLPRPAKSLTRHIPASEQEDNSTPSRPTSIRTDSRESRSGRAPSMAGTDSTRSRSVRSGASTPGSAVTPGTPPSYSCRTPGSRTPGSHTPKSFSVLQEKKVAVIRTPPKSPSSIQRQLKVLNQPLPDLKNVKSKIGSTANIKHQPKGGQVQILSEKLDFSHVQSKCGSKDNLKHAPKGGNVMIPSVKLDFSHVQAKCGSMDKVHHTAGGGNVHIQTKKVDLSHITSKCGSMSNIHHRPGGGNVRIENVKLDFKDKAHAKVGSMDNASHTPGGGNIMIESHKLSFRETAKARVDHGAEIIVTHSPGVETGGTSPRLSSADGMNMMDSPQLSTLAQDVTAALAKQGL from the exons CTCATCCAGACGAGAGCGAGGCATCCATTGAGTCAGACGTCAAAGAAGAAGAGATGCCACTAGATGAAAAACAGACAGCTGTTGAGAGAGCAAAACCTGAAGAACTCAATTTGAATGAACCAGCCCTTCATCTCATAGAAGAGGAAAATGTACCTGAAGCTTCTTCGGTTGAACAAGTTCACGAAGAGGAAAGAAATCCAGCAGAAGTCACTGAAAGGGTCAAGCTTTTGGAGTCTACAGTAAAGGGACATGAAGAAACATTACAACCACAAGACATATTAAGTCTTCAGGCAAAAGGAAACACAGGAGTAGGCTTACTAAGTAAACTGGATTCTGCTCTGAAGGAAGGCAAAGACAAGTCAGGACTGGTTGAAACAAAAGGAAAGGACGGACAGGATGATCCGAGTCAAGAAACAGTGGATTTGAAATCCTTATCTGTAGAGCACAGCTCTggaataaaaacatattttgagACAACCTCAAAAATCCAAGAAGACCCATCACAGAGCTACTATGAACTAAGTTTAACACCAGAGACAACATTTAGTGGAGAATGTGGAGAGGAGAAGACATTCAGGACAACACCTGGTAAAATGTCATTGGAACAAAGAAGTATATCCTTGAACATTACTTCAGTGGGTCAGACGGCGAAGGTGGACAAGTCGAAGGCATTAACCGAAGGCTTGTTTCCTATTAGTGGAAGCTTTGATGAATCAGAGGTTTCTCCTTCGACTCCACTTGTTGATATTCAAACACCTAGCTATCCTCCAGGAATGTTGAATACTCCAGCATCTACTATTTCACCAGAAGATATCGCCCCAAAAGCAGAAGCACCTTCTGATCAGCACAGATCAAGTTTTGAACAATCAGGAAGCCTCTGTGAGATGTTGGACTTGGCCGGGGTCTTACCTCATCCATCACTACAGAAGCAGGAGGTTGACTACATGAGGAGGAAGTCGATACCTGCTAATGTGCTTGTAGTTAGTTCATTGGACAAACTTGCCATGACAGAGGAGGATCTTGGCTACTGTGTGTTCAAAGAATATTCAGCACCAATGCCTTCTCCAGCTGATGCACCTTGTACTGGGGAATGTCCATGCCAACATTTTCCCTCATTGAAGGGTGACTTAGAAGGGAATCTTGGTGTCTTGGAAGTTAAAGATGTTCAACAAGAAAATCAAAAGGAATTGGTGTTGGAAAAGAAAGAATCACCTGTAAAGTCTACCCTGAATCTTGAAAGAGCTGTGCCAAGTGGGATAAAACCTGATCGTCTACGGATCCCAATCACGACTTCGAAAGATAGACTCACTGAACTTCGTCTGGAAACTGGCCTACCTGGGGACATAAAGATCCAAGCAATTCCTGAGGTTGAAATTGAAAAAGACCCCTCAAGAGAGGCCTCTCCCATCCCACCAGACAACTCATTTACATTTACTACAGCAGAAACTGGAAGCAAAGTGCCGCTGACTCCTACCACTCCTAAGTCCCCAGCTAAAACATCTTTAGAAAACCAAAGCTCTGAAGAGAGGGTAACAAAAGATGAACCAACAGAGTCCATTTCAGTGTCTGATGGGCTTGACAGCAAAACAGAAAAAGAGAAGGTTAATCCTGATGTCGAAGTTTCTGAAGAAAGGAGTGATCAACAAGACATGACCGACAAAGGCACGTCATTTCAAACTTTACACTATGGCAGTGAAGAAAAGGAGGACCTTATGATTAAAAGTGAGCATGAGACACCTGCAAGATTAgaggaaacaaaaacacaagagacctcAAGTACTGCTCAGCATTTAAGCATAGAAAAGCCGCTGAATGTCCAAGTCCAGTCAAAGGAAATGACTCTGACTAAAGACTCACCAAGCCCACAAATATCTTCTCCAATCATCATAATACCTCAagtagaagatgatgatgatattgagaTAGCTGAAGAGCCTCAAGAGATGATGGAAGAGCCTGAAGAGCTTAAGTTGGAAAAAACAAATAATCCAGTTGGAGAACTTGGATCTGAAGAGCAGAAGAGGAGTCAAGTGAGGCTGATGGTAGAAGATCAGATGATGGAAGATGATCCAAAATCCGGAGCAGAAGAATGGAGTCACAGTGCTCTAAACAGTGACGATGCAGAGCCTGCAACAGACAGTTCTCACTTGTCTCCATGTTCTGACCATGATTTACTGCAGCATTCAGAGGATGCACTAGAAACCGAAGACATGGACCAGGATAAAAAAGAAGGCATAGAGTTAGGCAATGTGGAAGGAATGGAAGAGAATGAAGAAGTAATGGATCCAACAAAGACTGTGAAGAAAGAAGTCTCTGGTGAAGCAGAagagaagaaagaaaatgaaTTAATTGGGGAAAAGGCAGCTGATGAAACTACAATGGATGTGTCAATCCTAGATACTGACAGTGGCTGGATGGACTCACAAG ATGAGGATAAAAGTATCATGACTGAGCAAATCGAGGCCCTTCCTCTGACCCAGACTAAACCGTCTTTGGTGGTGGAGCGACCTTCGAAACGAGGTCCTACCAAAGGACGGCGTCACCCTGGCACTGCTGATTGTAAAGTGTCATGCAAAACTCCAATCCACCATCCACCAATGGAggagaaaataaagaaaaaag TAGGTGTGAGGAGGGCTGACCAGAATAAGGTGTCAGCCCTCCAAAGTCGCTCTCCTTCTCGAAAAAGTGGAGCCAAAGTGACGGCCAAACATCCTAGGCCTGCTCCGCTTCACGTCACTGTTAGACGCAAGCCCACAG GTGTGGACCACCATCAGCCGCTCAGTGTGTCCAGAGAGAGGCCCACT GAGCGAACGTACCGCAGCCCTGAGAAGAGGTCATCCCTTCCCAGGCCGGCCAAGTCGCTGACTCGCCACATTCCTGCTTCTGAACAAGAAGACAACAGCACCCCCTCTAGGCCAACCT CGATCCGAACCGACTCCAGGGAGAGCAGGTCTGGAAGGGCCCCTAGTATGGCAG GCACAGACTCAACCCGTTCCAGGTCAGTCCGTAGCGGCGCCTCCACTCCAGGCTCAGCCGTGACACCCGGCACGCCCCCCAGCTACTCTTGCCGTACCCCTGGATCTCGCACCCCTGGTAGCCACACCCCGAAATCCTTCAGCGTCCTCCAGGAGAAGAAGGTGGCGGTGATCAGAACTCCGCCCAAGTCCCCGTCCTCCATCCAGCGGCAGCTAAAGGTCCTCAACCAGCCCCTGCCTGACCTGAAGAATGTGAAGTCCAAGATTGGGTCCACGGCCAACATCAAACATCAACCAAAAGGAGGACAG GTTCAGATTTTAAGTGAGAAGCTGGACTTCAGTCATGTTCAGTCAAAATGCGGCTCCAAGGATAATCTGAAGCACGCGCCTAAAGGAGGCAAT GTCATGATCCCAAGTGTAAAGCTGGACTTTAGCCACGTTCAGGCTAAATGTGGCTCCATGGATAAAGTCCACCACACAGCTGGTGGGGGAAAC GTTCACATCCAGACCAAGAAGGTTGACTTGAGCCATATCACCTCCAAATGTGGCTCCATGTCCAACATTCACCACAGACCAG GGGGGGGTAATGTGCGTATTGAGAATGTGAAGCTGGATTTCAAAGACAAGGCCCACGCTAAGGTCGGCTCCATGGATAATGCCAGCCACACTCCCGGAGGAGGGAATATCATG ATCGAGAGCCATAAGCTGAGTTTCCGTGAAACGGCCAAAGCGCGCGTGGATCACGGCGCAGAAATCATAGTCACCCACTCCCCGGGCGTTGAGACCGGGGGCACCTCTCCTCGCCTGTCCTCTGCCGACGGCATGAACATGATGGATTCGCCTCAGCTGTCCACGCTGGCGCAGGACGTCACCGCCGCCCTGGCCAAGCAGGGCTTATGA
- the LOC107377230 gene encoding microtubule-associated protein 2 isoform X1, translating to MADGRQPGEHWASNGQENSENGYSAYSSAYRENGYHGGAAAHSTVDESANLPPSPPPSPSAEQIGPVAQEEKVEGVSQQQHEEEEELEAPEEPSSNQEEVSHEQPGVLHLEQTDCLGEPQALGIHKVQTPKAINGGGHQAHPDESEASIESDVKEEEMPLDEKQTAVERAKPEELNLNEPALHLIEEENVPEASSVEQVHEEERNPAEVTERVKLLESTVKGHEETLQPQDILSLQAKGNTGVGLLSKLDSALKEGKDKSGLVETKGKDGQDDPSQETVDLKSLSVEHSSGIKTYFETTSKIQEDPSQSYYELSLTPETTFSGECGEEKTFRTTPGKMSLEQRSISLNITSVGQTAKVDKSKALTEGLFPISGSFDESEVSPSTPLVDIQTPSYPPGMLNTPASTISPEDIAPKAEAPSDQHRSSFEQSGSLCEMLDLAGVLPHPSLQKQEVDYMRRKSIPANVLVVSSLDKLAMTEEDLGYCVFKEYSAPMPSPADAPCTGECPCQHFPSLKGDLEGNLGVLEVKDVQQENQKELVLEKKESPVKSTLNLERAVPSGIKPDRLRIPITTSKDRLTELRLETGLPGDIKIQAIPEVEIEKDPSREASPIPPDNSFTFTTAETGSKVPLTPTTPKSPAKTSLENQSSEERVTKDEPTESISVSDGLDSKTEKEKVNPDVEVSEERSDQQDMTDKGTSFQTLHYGSEEKEDLMIKSEHETPARLEETKTQETSSTAQHLSIEKPLNVQVQSKEMTLTKDSPSPQISSPIIIIPQVEDDDDIEIAEEPQEMMEEPEELKLEKTNNPVGELGSEEQKRSQVRLMVEDQMMEDDPKSGAEEWSHSALNSDDAEPATDSSHLSPCSDHDLLQHSEDALETEDMDQDKKEGIELGNVEGMEENEEVMDPTKTVKKEVSGEAEEKKENELIGEKAADETTMDVSILDTDSGWMDSQDEDKSIMTEQIEALPLTQTKPSLVVERPSKRGPTKGRRHPGTADCKVSCKTPIHHPPMEEKIKKKVGVRRADQNKVSALQSRSPSRKSGAKVTAKHPRPAPLHVTVRRKPTGVDHHQPLSVSRERPTERTYRSPEKRSSLPRPAKSLTRHIPASEQEDNSTPSRPTSIRTDSRESRSGRAPSMAGTDSTRSRSVRSGASTPGSAVTPGTPPSYSCRTPGSRTPGSHTPKSFSVLQEKKVAVIRTPPKSPSSIQRQLKVLNQPLPDLKNVKSKIGSTANIKHQPKGGQVQILSEKLDFSHVQSKCGSKDNLKHAPKGGNVMIPSVKLDFSHVQAKCGSMDKVHHTAGGGNVHIQTKKVDLSHITSKCGSMSNIHHRPGGGNVRIENVKLDFKDKAHAKVGSMDNASHTPGGGNIMIESHKLSFRETAKARVDHGAEIIVTHSPGVETGGTSPRLSSADGMNMMDSPQLSTLAQDVTAALAKQGL from the exons TGGATGAGTCGGCCAATTTgcctccctcccctcccccctctccATCCGCTGAGCAGATCGGGCCCGTGGCACAAG AGGAGAAGGTAGAGGGTGTCAGTCAGCAGcagcatgaggaggaggaagaactgGAGGCTCCAGAGGAGCCCAGCAGTAACCAAGAGGAAGTGTCACATGAGCAACCAGGAgtcttgcacttagaacagacagATTGTTTAGGAGAGCCCCAGGCTTTGGGCATCCACAAAGTCCAGACACCTAAAGCCATCAATGGAGGAGGTCATCAAG CTCATCCAGACGAGAGCGAGGCATCCATTGAGTCAGACGTCAAAGAAGAAGAGATGCCACTAGATGAAAAACAGACAGCTGTTGAGAGAGCAAAACCTGAAGAACTCAATTTGAATGAACCAGCCCTTCATCTCATAGAAGAGGAAAATGTACCTGAAGCTTCTTCGGTTGAACAAGTTCACGAAGAGGAAAGAAATCCAGCAGAAGTCACTGAAAGGGTCAAGCTTTTGGAGTCTACAGTAAAGGGACATGAAGAAACATTACAACCACAAGACATATTAAGTCTTCAGGCAAAAGGAAACACAGGAGTAGGCTTACTAAGTAAACTGGATTCTGCTCTGAAGGAAGGCAAAGACAAGTCAGGACTGGTTGAAACAAAAGGAAAGGACGGACAGGATGATCCGAGTCAAGAAACAGTGGATTTGAAATCCTTATCTGTAGAGCACAGCTCTggaataaaaacatattttgagACAACCTCAAAAATCCAAGAAGACCCATCACAGAGCTACTATGAACTAAGTTTAACACCAGAGACAACATTTAGTGGAGAATGTGGAGAGGAGAAGACATTCAGGACAACACCTGGTAAAATGTCATTGGAACAAAGAAGTATATCCTTGAACATTACTTCAGTGGGTCAGACGGCGAAGGTGGACAAGTCGAAGGCATTAACCGAAGGCTTGTTTCCTATTAGTGGAAGCTTTGATGAATCAGAGGTTTCTCCTTCGACTCCACTTGTTGATATTCAAACACCTAGCTATCCTCCAGGAATGTTGAATACTCCAGCATCTACTATTTCACCAGAAGATATCGCCCCAAAAGCAGAAGCACCTTCTGATCAGCACAGATCAAGTTTTGAACAATCAGGAAGCCTCTGTGAGATGTTGGACTTGGCCGGGGTCTTACCTCATCCATCACTACAGAAGCAGGAGGTTGACTACATGAGGAGGAAGTCGATACCTGCTAATGTGCTTGTAGTTAGTTCATTGGACAAACTTGCCATGACAGAGGAGGATCTTGGCTACTGTGTGTTCAAAGAATATTCAGCACCAATGCCTTCTCCAGCTGATGCACCTTGTACTGGGGAATGTCCATGCCAACATTTTCCCTCATTGAAGGGTGACTTAGAAGGGAATCTTGGTGTCTTGGAAGTTAAAGATGTTCAACAAGAAAATCAAAAGGAATTGGTGTTGGAAAAGAAAGAATCACCTGTAAAGTCTACCCTGAATCTTGAAAGAGCTGTGCCAAGTGGGATAAAACCTGATCGTCTACGGATCCCAATCACGACTTCGAAAGATAGACTCACTGAACTTCGTCTGGAAACTGGCCTACCTGGGGACATAAAGATCCAAGCAATTCCTGAGGTTGAAATTGAAAAAGACCCCTCAAGAGAGGCCTCTCCCATCCCACCAGACAACTCATTTACATTTACTACAGCAGAAACTGGAAGCAAAGTGCCGCTGACTCCTACCACTCCTAAGTCCCCAGCTAAAACATCTTTAGAAAACCAAAGCTCTGAAGAGAGGGTAACAAAAGATGAACCAACAGAGTCCATTTCAGTGTCTGATGGGCTTGACAGCAAAACAGAAAAAGAGAAGGTTAATCCTGATGTCGAAGTTTCTGAAGAAAGGAGTGATCAACAAGACATGACCGACAAAGGCACGTCATTTCAAACTTTACACTATGGCAGTGAAGAAAAGGAGGACCTTATGATTAAAAGTGAGCATGAGACACCTGCAAGATTAgaggaaacaaaaacacaagagacctcAAGTACTGCTCAGCATTTAAGCATAGAAAAGCCGCTGAATGTCCAAGTCCAGTCAAAGGAAATGACTCTGACTAAAGACTCACCAAGCCCACAAATATCTTCTCCAATCATCATAATACCTCAagtagaagatgatgatgatattgagaTAGCTGAAGAGCCTCAAGAGATGATGGAAGAGCCTGAAGAGCTTAAGTTGGAAAAAACAAATAATCCAGTTGGAGAACTTGGATCTGAAGAGCAGAAGAGGAGTCAAGTGAGGCTGATGGTAGAAGATCAGATGATGGAAGATGATCCAAAATCCGGAGCAGAAGAATGGAGTCACAGTGCTCTAAACAGTGACGATGCAGAGCCTGCAACAGACAGTTCTCACTTGTCTCCATGTTCTGACCATGATTTACTGCAGCATTCAGAGGATGCACTAGAAACCGAAGACATGGACCAGGATAAAAAAGAAGGCATAGAGTTAGGCAATGTGGAAGGAATGGAAGAGAATGAAGAAGTAATGGATCCAACAAAGACTGTGAAGAAAGAAGTCTCTGGTGAAGCAGAagagaagaaagaaaatgaaTTAATTGGGGAAAAGGCAGCTGATGAAACTACAATGGATGTGTCAATCCTAGATACTGACAGTGGCTGGATGGACTCACAAG ATGAGGATAAAAGTATCATGACTGAGCAAATCGAGGCCCTTCCTCTGACCCAGACTAAACCGTCTTTGGTGGTGGAGCGACCTTCGAAACGAGGTCCTACCAAAGGACGGCGTCACCCTGGCACTGCTGATTGTAAAGTGTCATGCAAAACTCCAATCCACCATCCACCAATGGAggagaaaataaagaaaaaag TAGGTGTGAGGAGGGCTGACCAGAATAAGGTGTCAGCCCTCCAAAGTCGCTCTCCTTCTCGAAAAAGTGGAGCCAAAGTGACGGCCAAACATCCTAGGCCTGCTCCGCTTCACGTCACTGTTAGACGCAAGCCCACAG GTGTGGACCACCATCAGCCGCTCAGTGTGTCCAGAGAGAGGCCCACT GAGCGAACGTACCGCAGCCCTGAGAAGAGGTCATCCCTTCCCAGGCCGGCCAAGTCGCTGACTCGCCACATTCCTGCTTCTGAACAAGAAGACAACAGCACCCCCTCTAGGCCAACCT CGATCCGAACCGACTCCAGGGAGAGCAGGTCTGGAAGGGCCCCTAGTATGGCAG GCACAGACTCAACCCGTTCCAGGTCAGTCCGTAGCGGCGCCTCCACTCCAGGCTCAGCCGTGACACCCGGCACGCCCCCCAGCTACTCTTGCCGTACCCCTGGATCTCGCACCCCTGGTAGCCACACCCCGAAATCCTTCAGCGTCCTCCAGGAGAAGAAGGTGGCGGTGATCAGAACTCCGCCCAAGTCCCCGTCCTCCATCCAGCGGCAGCTAAAGGTCCTCAACCAGCCCCTGCCTGACCTGAAGAATGTGAAGTCCAAGATTGGGTCCACGGCCAACATCAAACATCAACCAAAAGGAGGACAG GTTCAGATTTTAAGTGAGAAGCTGGACTTCAGTCATGTTCAGTCAAAATGCGGCTCCAAGGATAATCTGAAGCACGCGCCTAAAGGAGGCAAT GTCATGATCCCAAGTGTAAAGCTGGACTTTAGCCACGTTCAGGCTAAATGTGGCTCCATGGATAAAGTCCACCACACAGCTGGTGGGGGAAAC GTTCACATCCAGACCAAGAAGGTTGACTTGAGCCATATCACCTCCAAATGTGGCTCCATGTCCAACATTCACCACAGACCAG GGGGGGGTAATGTGCGTATTGAGAATGTGAAGCTGGATTTCAAAGACAAGGCCCACGCTAAGGTCGGCTCCATGGATAATGCCAGCCACACTCCCGGAGGAGGGAATATCATG ATCGAGAGCCATAAGCTGAGTTTCCGTGAAACGGCCAAAGCGCGCGTGGATCACGGCGCAGAAATCATAGTCACCCACTCCCCGGGCGTTGAGACCGGGGGCACCTCTCCTCGCCTGTCCTCTGCCGACGGCATGAACATGATGGATTCGCCTCAGCTGTCCACGCTGGCGCAGGACGTCACCGCCGCCCTGGCCAAGCAGGGCTTATGA